The following coding sequences lie in one Arachis hypogaea cultivar Tifrunner chromosome 9, arahy.Tifrunner.gnm2.J5K5, whole genome shotgun sequence genomic window:
- the LOC112710359 gene encoding protein REPRESSOR OF SILENCING 3 isoform X2 — protein MKMLCHVSDKPVTTNKLEEKPTKESLKTKQLHIYFPRLRKVKSIPFTGTEKHKYSFQNIKVPLLPVDFCDCKEHCSPSGTERGKLHIERATEIGGMNDEEINIMNVLMNKLLGKENVFEKNNLETEDSFESPAHPDYSEVGSSTDEDDLIINVNTKKNKSSIIGSDELQMILENKVFSG, from the exons ATGAAGATGCTATGTCATGTTAGTGACAAACCAGTCACTACTAATAAGTTAGAGGAAAAGCCCACAAAAGAGAGtttaaagacaaagcaactccacaTTTACTTCCCGAGGTTAAGAAAG GTAAAATCTATACCATTCACTGGAACTGAAAAGCACAAATATAGTTTCCAGAATATTAAAGTTCCTCTTCTCCCTGTGGATTTCTGTGATTGCAAGGAACATTGTAGTCCTTCTGGCACAGAAAGGGGAAAACTACATATTGAAAGGGCAACAGAAATTGgaggaatgaatgatgaagaAATTAACATAATGAATGTCTTGATGAACAAACTACTTGGAAAAGAAAATGTTTTCGAAAAGAATAATCTTGAAACAGAGGATTCCTTTGAATCACCTGCACATCCTGATTACTCTGAAGTAGGTAGTTCAACAGATGAAGATGATCTCATTATTAACGTGaacacaaagaaaaataaatcatcCATAATAGGgagtgatgaacttcaaatgatcTTGGAAAATaag gtattttctggctga
- the LOC112710359 gene encoding protein REPRESSOR OF SILENCING 3 isoform X1 has protein sequence MKMLCHVSDKPVTTNKLEEKPTKESLKTKQLHIYFPRLRKVKSIPFTGTEKHKYSFQNIKVPLLPVDFCDCKEHCSPSGTERGKLHIERATEIGGMNDEEINIMNVLMNKLLGKENVFEKNNLETEDSFESPAHPDYSEVGSSTDEDDLIINVNTKKNKSSIIGSDELQMILENKDSWSNK, from the exons ATGAAGATGCTATGTCATGTTAGTGACAAACCAGTCACTACTAATAAGTTAGAGGAAAAGCCCACAAAAGAGAGtttaaagacaaagcaactccacaTTTACTTCCCGAGGTTAAGAAAG GTAAAATCTATACCATTCACTGGAACTGAAAAGCACAAATATAGTTTCCAGAATATTAAAGTTCCTCTTCTCCCTGTGGATTTCTGTGATTGCAAGGAACATTGTAGTCCTTCTGGCACAGAAAGGGGAAAACTACATATTGAAAGGGCAACAGAAATTGgaggaatgaatgatgaagaAATTAACATAATGAATGTCTTGATGAACAAACTACTTGGAAAAGAAAATGTTTTCGAAAAGAATAATCTTGAAACAGAGGATTCCTTTGAATCACCTGCACATCCTGATTACTCTGAAGTAGGTAGTTCAACAGATGAAGATGATCTCATTATTAACGTGaacacaaagaaaaataaatcatcCATAATAGGgagtgatgaacttcaaatgatcTTGGAAAATaag GACTCATGgtccaataaataa
- the LOC112710361 gene encoding dephospho-CoA kinase isoform X1, producing the protein MRIVGLSGGIASGKSTVSNLFKSHGVPVVDADVITRDALKKWKKVVATFGEEILLENGEVNRPMLGQIVFSDPDKRQFLDRLLAPHISSGIFWEVVKLWLKGYKVIVLDVPLLFEAKIDKFTKPIIVVWIDPETQKKRLMGRDKSNEEDAGNRINAQMPLDVKRNKADIVIDNSGSLDDLKEQFQKFQKVLIEVSKPLTGTRFQEWSLGHASLISGLVLCIKALS; encoded by the exons ATGAGGATAGTTGGATTGTCCGGCGGAATCGCGTCTGGGAAGAGCACCGTTTCCAATCTCTTCAAGTCCCATGGGGTTCCTGTTGTTGACGCTGACGTCATCACTCGT GATGCTTTGAAGAAATGGAAAAAAGTTGTTGCAACTTTTGGGGAGGAAATCCTTCTTGAAAATGGAGAAGTCAATAGACCCATGCTTGGCCAGATTGTTTTTTCCGATCCTGATAAGCGCCAATTTCTCGATCG ATTATTGGCTCCCCATATATCCTCTGGAATTTTTTGGGAAGTTGTGAAGCTGTGGCTGAAGGGATACAAGGTTATTGTTCTTGATGTCCCCTTGTTGTTTGAGGCCAAGATCGACAAGTTCACAAAGCCAATTATAGTTGTGTGGATTGATCCTGAAACACAGAAAAAGAGACTCATGGGGAGAGACAAATCAAATGAGGAGGATGCTGGGAACAGGATCAATGCTCAAATGCCACTTGATGTGAAGAGGAATAAAGCGGATATAGTGATAGATAACAGTGGATCACTTGATGACTTGAAGGAACAGTTTCAGAAGTTTCAGAAGGTTCTAATTGAAGTGTCAAAACCCTTGACAGGGACTCGGTTCCAGGAATGGAGCCTTGGTCATGCTTCACTCATTTCAGGTCTTGTTTTGTGTATAAAAGCACTTTCATAG
- the LOC112710361 gene encoding dephospho-CoA kinase isoform X2: MGFLLLTLTSSLVFVIYSKSFSCDDALKKWKKVVATFGEEILLENGEVNRPMLGQIVFSDPDKRQFLDRLLAPHISSGIFWEVVKLWLKGYKVIVLDVPLLFEAKIDKFTKPIIVVWIDPETQKKRLMGRDKSNEEDAGNRINAQMPLDVKRNKADIVIDNSGSLDDLKEQFQKFQKVLIEVSKPLTGTRFQEWSLGHASLISGLVLCIKALS; this comes from the exons ATGGGGTTCCTGTTGTTGACGCTGACGTCATCACTCGTGTTCGTTATTTATTCTAAATCTTTTTCTTGTGAT GATGCTTTGAAGAAATGGAAAAAAGTTGTTGCAACTTTTGGGGAGGAAATCCTTCTTGAAAATGGAGAAGTCAATAGACCCATGCTTGGCCAGATTGTTTTTTCCGATCCTGATAAGCGCCAATTTCTCGATCG ATTATTGGCTCCCCATATATCCTCTGGAATTTTTTGGGAAGTTGTGAAGCTGTGGCTGAAGGGATACAAGGTTATTGTTCTTGATGTCCCCTTGTTGTTTGAGGCCAAGATCGACAAGTTCACAAAGCCAATTATAGTTGTGTGGATTGATCCTGAAACACAGAAAAAGAGACTCATGGGGAGAGACAAATCAAATGAGGAGGATGCTGGGAACAGGATCAATGCTCAAATGCCACTTGATGTGAAGAGGAATAAAGCGGATATAGTGATAGATAACAGTGGATCACTTGATGACTTGAAGGAACAGTTTCAGAAGTTTCAGAAGGTTCTAATTGAAGTGTCAAAACCCTTGACAGGGACTCGGTTCCAGGAATGGAGCCTTGGTCATGCTTCACTCATTTCAGGTCTTGTTTTGTGTATAAAAGCACTTTCATAG